The following proteins come from a genomic window of Corallococcus sp. NCRR:
- the fadJ gene encoding fatty acid oxidation complex subunit alpha FadJ has protein sequence MATKQEAVEAKQGLSYDVTNGVAVITVDQPGAPVNTLSPEVGTAFSDLLLQAERDPEVRAVVFISGKKDNFVAGANIDFLQTLKTPADVEAISRGAHEQFDRLEAFSKPVVAAIHGACLGGGLEWVLACHYRIVTDSPKSVVGLPETQLGLIPGAGGTQRLPALIGAEAALDLILTGKNVKPSKAKKLGIVDEVVPVPMLKDLALKRAAELAAGTLKVERSHQGFKAVAQSGKKKGIAGIFQGLINKDLWKEAALEDNPLGRKVMFDQAKKQLLKKTRGKYPAQEKALQVIRVGLESGRKAGLEAEAKAFGELVFTDVSRRLVEIFFATTALKKENGTANPNLKPREVKKVGVLGGGLMGGGIAYVAGVLQGVPVRVKDRDDAGAGRALKQVQTVLDERVKRRSLTRLESNAKLSHITAGTDYSGFKSVDLVIEAVFEELKLKHQVIAEVEAVTGENTIFASNTSSLPIGELAKGSKRPSQVIGMHYFSPVHKMPLLEIITHPGTAEWVTATCVDVGKKQGKTVIVVNDGPGFYTSRILAPYMNEAAYLLAEGADIVQLDKALVDFGFPVGPITLLDEVGIDVAQKVGPIMEAAFGKRMAAPKALEGVVSDGRLGRKTNKGFYLYENGKKKEVDPQVYLLLPHGKDRKSLDASEMAERVALQMVNEAIRCLGEGILRSARDGDVGAIFGLGFPPFLGGPFRYADALGPANLLRKLEHYQDKYGERFTPAPLLVEKVRAGKGFYES, from the coding sequence ATGGCGACCAAGCAAGAGGCAGTCGAAGCGAAGCAGGGCTTGAGCTACGACGTCACGAACGGCGTCGCGGTCATCACCGTGGATCAGCCGGGCGCGCCGGTGAACACGCTGTCCCCGGAAGTGGGCACCGCGTTCTCGGACCTGCTCCTCCAGGCGGAGCGGGACCCGGAGGTGCGCGCCGTCGTCTTCATCTCAGGCAAGAAGGACAACTTCGTCGCCGGCGCGAACATCGACTTCCTGCAGACGCTCAAGACGCCCGCGGACGTGGAGGCCATCAGCCGCGGCGCGCACGAGCAGTTCGACCGGCTGGAGGCCTTCTCCAAGCCGGTGGTCGCGGCCATCCACGGCGCGTGCCTGGGCGGCGGCCTGGAGTGGGTGCTCGCGTGCCACTACCGCATCGTCACGGACAGCCCCAAGTCGGTGGTGGGCCTGCCGGAGACGCAGCTGGGCCTCATCCCCGGCGCCGGCGGCACGCAGCGGCTGCCCGCGCTGATTGGCGCGGAGGCCGCGCTGGACCTCATCCTCACCGGCAAGAACGTCAAGCCGTCCAAGGCGAAGAAGCTGGGCATCGTGGATGAGGTCGTGCCGGTGCCCATGCTCAAGGACCTCGCGCTCAAGCGCGCGGCGGAGCTGGCGGCGGGCACGCTGAAGGTGGAGCGCTCGCACCAGGGCTTCAAGGCCGTGGCCCAGAGCGGCAAGAAGAAGGGCATCGCCGGCATCTTCCAGGGGCTCATCAACAAGGACCTGTGGAAGGAAGCGGCGCTGGAGGACAACCCGCTCGGCCGCAAGGTGATGTTCGACCAGGCGAAGAAGCAGCTCCTCAAGAAGACGCGCGGCAAGTACCCCGCGCAGGAGAAGGCGCTGCAGGTCATCCGCGTGGGCCTGGAGTCCGGCCGCAAGGCGGGCCTGGAGGCCGAAGCGAAGGCCTTTGGCGAGCTGGTGTTCACGGACGTGTCGCGGCGCCTGGTGGAGATCTTCTTCGCCACCACGGCGCTGAAGAAGGAGAACGGCACCGCCAACCCCAACCTGAAGCCGCGCGAGGTGAAGAAGGTGGGCGTGCTGGGCGGCGGCCTCATGGGCGGCGGCATCGCCTACGTGGCCGGCGTGCTCCAGGGCGTGCCCGTGCGCGTGAAGGACCGGGACGACGCGGGCGCGGGCCGCGCGCTCAAGCAGGTGCAGACGGTGCTGGATGAGCGCGTGAAGCGCCGCTCGCTCACGCGGCTGGAGTCCAACGCGAAGCTGTCCCACATCACCGCGGGCACGGACTACAGCGGCTTCAAGTCGGTGGACCTGGTGATTGAAGCGGTCTTCGAGGAACTGAAGCTCAAGCACCAGGTCATCGCGGAGGTGGAGGCCGTCACCGGCGAGAACACCATCTTCGCGTCCAACACCTCCAGCCTGCCCATTGGCGAGCTGGCGAAGGGCAGCAAGCGCCCCTCGCAGGTGATTGGCATGCACTACTTCAGCCCGGTGCACAAAATGCCGCTGCTGGAGATCATCACGCACCCGGGCACCGCGGAGTGGGTGACGGCCACCTGCGTGGACGTGGGCAAGAAGCAGGGCAAGACGGTCATCGTCGTCAACGACGGGCCGGGCTTCTACACGTCGCGCATCCTCGCGCCGTACATGAACGAGGCCGCGTACCTGCTGGCGGAGGGCGCGGACATCGTCCAACTGGACAAGGCGCTGGTGGACTTCGGCTTCCCGGTGGGGCCCATCACGCTCTTGGACGAGGTGGGCATCGACGTGGCCCAGAAGGTGGGCCCCATCATGGAGGCCGCGTTCGGCAAGCGCATGGCGGCGCCCAAGGCGCTGGAGGGCGTGGTGTCCGACGGCCGCCTCGGCCGCAAGACGAACAAGGGCTTCTACCTGTACGAGAACGGGAAGAAGAAGGAGGTGGACCCTCAGGTCTACCTGCTCCTGCCGCACGGCAAGGACCGCAAGTCCCTGGACGCCTCGGAGATGGCCGAGCGCGTGGCGCTGCAGATGGTGAACGAGGCCATCCGCTGCCTGGGTGAAGGCATCCTGCGCAGCGCGCGCGACGGCGACGTGGGCGCCATCTTCGGCCTGGGCTTCCCTCCGTTCCTGGGCGGCCCGTTCCGGTACGCGGACGCCCTGGGCCCGGCCAACCTGCTGCGCAAGCTGGAGCACTACCAGGACAAGTACGGCGAGCGCTTCACGCCCGCGCCGCTGCTCGTGGAGAAGGTGCGCGCCGGCAAGGGCTTCTACGAGTCCTGA
- a CDS encoding mannosyltransferase family protein, which produces MVRSAPRVVLTAGLAALAVCTALVTLSAMTFPHGYSPARLTWPGAPLLLGWTHFDAGWYAQIAQAGYSYTPGQQSSVAFFPLYPLVLRGLGLLHVDTFLAGVLVTMLCGLGALYVFTLWARTRADEEAARNAGLLLAFYPFAFFLYGAMYSDALFLLLIIGAFLLLERGLLGWAVLLAAVATAARPVAPALVVGLLARRLEWKHERGLKWSLMDLLPVFAAAGFVLYVLYQWKAFGEPFAFVKVQSAPGWDQKPGWRTWAKLRWFQGFSREMSLSDGLRLVGHAAVTLGALALVWPTAKRLGWGYGVYTLAIVGLPALSSKDFMGMGRYLLAAFPLFLTLALLLQERPRVRWGMLATSACVMLALAAAYGAAEYVS; this is translated from the coding sequence ATGGTCCGTTCCGCTCCTCGTGTTGTCCTGACCGCCGGGCTCGCCGCCCTGGCGGTGTGCACCGCGCTGGTGACGCTGTCCGCGATGACGTTCCCGCACGGCTACAGCCCCGCGCGGCTGACGTGGCCGGGGGCGCCCCTGCTCCTGGGCTGGACGCACTTCGACGCCGGCTGGTACGCGCAGATCGCGCAGGCGGGCTACAGCTACACGCCCGGCCAGCAGAGCTCGGTGGCGTTCTTCCCGCTGTACCCGCTGGTGCTGCGCGGCCTGGGCCTGTTGCACGTGGACACGTTCCTCGCGGGCGTGCTCGTCACCATGCTGTGCGGCCTGGGCGCTCTGTACGTCTTCACGCTGTGGGCGCGCACGCGGGCGGATGAGGAAGCGGCGAGGAACGCGGGGCTGCTCCTGGCGTTCTATCCGTTCGCGTTCTTCCTCTACGGGGCCATGTATTCGGACGCGCTGTTCCTGTTGCTCATCATCGGAGCGTTCCTGCTCTTGGAGCGGGGGTTGCTGGGGTGGGCGGTGCTGCTCGCGGCGGTGGCCACGGCGGCGCGTCCGGTGGCGCCCGCGCTGGTGGTGGGGCTGCTGGCGCGGCGGCTGGAGTGGAAGCACGAGCGCGGCTTGAAGTGGAGCCTGATGGACCTGTTGCCGGTGTTCGCGGCGGCGGGCTTCGTGCTGTACGTGCTCTACCAGTGGAAGGCGTTCGGCGAACCGTTCGCGTTCGTGAAGGTGCAGTCCGCGCCGGGGTGGGACCAGAAGCCGGGCTGGCGCACGTGGGCGAAGCTGCGCTGGTTCCAGGGCTTCAGCCGGGAGATGTCGCTGTCGGACGGCTTGCGGCTGGTGGGGCACGCGGCCGTCACGCTGGGGGCGCTGGCGCTGGTGTGGCCCACGGCGAAGCGGCTGGGCTGGGGCTATGGCGTGTACACGCTGGCCATCGTGGGATTGCCCGCCCTGTCCAGCAAGGACTTCATGGGCATGGGGCGCTACCTCTTGGCCGCCTTCCCGCTGTTCCTCACGCTGGCGCTGCTGCTCCAGGAACGGCCGCGCGTGAGGTGGGGCATGCTCGCCACCAGCGCCTGCGTGATGCTCGCGCTGGCGGCGGCCTACGGAGCGGCGGAGTACGTGTCATGA
- a CDS encoding class I SAM-dependent methyltransferase, which produces MSRLMDQALKLYTHLPASERFHVHARASSAPLLAVASRLPSGTVADIGCGHGLLSAVMAIAVPERRVLGVDLDERKVHWAKQALSGLPNVTLDVGSVEELAKTQPHTLDAAVVCDVLYLLPDEKWPSFLQSVRGLLKPGGRFLLKEVEGDRSWKHAKALAQEWVMVSLLGRTKASGGMVLKPRVDGVRLLRDAGFEVREVVGLGAGYTTPHLLYDAEAR; this is translated from the coding sequence ATGAGCAGGCTCATGGACCAGGCACTGAAGCTCTACACGCACCTGCCCGCGAGCGAGCGCTTCCACGTGCACGCGCGGGCGTCCTCGGCCCCGCTGCTCGCGGTGGCGTCGCGCCTGCCCTCGGGGACGGTGGCGGACATCGGCTGCGGGCACGGCCTGCTGTCCGCGGTGATGGCGATCGCGGTGCCAGAGCGCCGGGTGCTCGGCGTGGACCTGGACGAGCGCAAGGTGCACTGGGCGAAGCAGGCCCTGTCGGGGCTGCCCAACGTGACGCTCGACGTGGGCTCCGTGGAGGAACTCGCGAAGACGCAGCCGCACACCCTGGACGCGGCGGTCGTCTGCGACGTGCTGTACCTGCTGCCCGACGAGAAGTGGCCTAGTTTCCTCCAGTCCGTGCGCGGCCTGCTCAAGCCCGGAGGCCGCTTCCTCCTGAAGGAGGTGGAGGGCGACCGTTCCTGGAAGCACGCCAAGGCGCTCGCGCAGGAGTGGGTGATGGTGTCGCTCCTGGGGCGCACCAAGGCCAGCGGGGGCATGGTCCTCAAGCCACGGGTCGACGGCGTGCGGCTCCTGCGCGACGCGGGCTTCGAGGTGCGCGAAGTCGTGGGCCTGGGCGCGGGCTACACCACGCCGCACCTGCTCTACGACGCCGAGGCCCGCTGA
- a CDS encoding ChbG/HpnK family deacetylase produces the protein MASRTRLIVNADDLGLHPSLDAGILKAHREGIVTSATLLAMGPCAAEAVGLAKAQGLAVGVHLALSTRLACAAPAEAVRTVAPGGRLMGNWAEFAKAWVTGRVRREELERELSAQLARARELGAKVDHLDGHQHLHLLPGVRSVVEGIAAREGLPLRWPDALPRASWLRAPGPALKTTVLAVLARTAPRARPGVRRVSAGGVFEAGRLDESALLAVLDSLPAGDFELGCHPGEGAPQVPEDPAWTYGWEAELAALTSPRVKAKLVERDITLANYGELQRASAS, from the coding sequence ATGGCTTCGCGCACCCGCCTCATCGTCAACGCGGACGACCTGGGCCTGCACCCGTCGCTGGACGCGGGCATCCTCAAGGCGCACCGCGAGGGCATCGTGACCAGCGCGACGCTGCTGGCCATGGGCCCTTGCGCCGCCGAGGCCGTGGGCCTGGCGAAGGCGCAGGGGTTGGCGGTGGGCGTGCACCTGGCGCTGTCCACGCGGCTTGCCTGCGCGGCCCCCGCGGAGGCCGTGCGGACGGTGGCGCCGGGCGGGCGGCTCATGGGCAACTGGGCGGAGTTCGCGAAGGCGTGGGTGACGGGGCGGGTGCGGAGAGAGGAGCTGGAGCGGGAGCTGTCCGCGCAGCTCGCCCGCGCTCGAGAGCTGGGCGCGAAGGTGGACCACCTGGATGGGCACCAGCACCTGCACCTGTTGCCGGGAGTTCGGTCGGTGGTGGAGGGCATCGCCGCTCGCGAGGGGCTGCCCCTGCGGTGGCCGGATGCGCTGCCTCGCGCGTCTTGGCTGCGGGCTCCCGGGCCGGCGTTGAAGACGACGGTGCTGGCGGTGCTCGCGCGCACGGCGCCCCGGGCCCGGCCGGGTGTGCGGCGGGTCAGTGCTGGAGGCGTGTTCGAAGCGGGCCGGCTGGATGAGTCCGCGCTGCTCGCGGTGCTGGACTCGCTGCCCGCGGGGGACTTCGAGCTGGGGTGCCACCCCGGTGAGGGGGCTCCGCAGGTGCCGGAGGATCCGGCGTGGACCTACGGCTGGGAGGCGGAGCTGGCCGCGCTCACCAGTCCCCGCGTGAAGGCGAAGCTCGTGGAGCGGGACATCACGCTCGCGAACTACGGTGAGCTTCAGCGGGCCTCGGCGTCGTAG
- a CDS encoding glycosyltransferase family 2 protein — MAKYPSISLFFPAWNEEDYVERAVSRALEVLPKLTDDFEIIVVNDASTDRTQEVCDALAAKVPQLRVITHPVNLKLGGAMRTGLAASTKDLVLYSDIDLPWDMRELERALHLMDYLEADMICAFRFDRTSEGAKRIVYSFVYNLLIRALFDIQIKDVNFSFKLMRRQVLESMELRSQGSFIDAELVVKAIRKGFRVFQMGVDYFPRTRGISTLASPSVILKMVKELVSLYPETRSPSPTARPVRLPPSVQPLRSVPGQAGRG, encoded by the coding sequence GTGGCCAAGTACCCGAGCATCAGCCTCTTCTTCCCCGCCTGGAACGAAGAGGACTACGTGGAGCGCGCGGTGAGCCGCGCACTGGAGGTGCTGCCGAAGCTCACCGACGACTTCGAAATCATCGTCGTCAATGACGCCTCCACGGACCGGACCCAGGAGGTCTGCGACGCGCTGGCGGCGAAGGTGCCTCAGCTGCGGGTCATTACCCACCCCGTGAACCTGAAGCTGGGCGGAGCGATGCGCACGGGGCTGGCGGCGAGCACGAAGGACCTGGTGCTGTACTCGGACATCGACCTGCCGTGGGACATGCGCGAGCTGGAGCGGGCGCTGCACCTGATGGACTACCTGGAGGCGGACATGATCTGCGCCTTCCGGTTCGACCGCACGAGCGAGGGCGCCAAGCGCATCGTGTACTCGTTCGTCTACAACCTGCTCATCCGGGCGCTGTTCGACATCCAGATCAAGGACGTGAACTTCAGCTTCAAGCTGATGCGCCGCCAGGTGCTGGAGTCGATGGAGCTCCGGAGCCAGGGCTCGTTCATCGACGCGGAGCTGGTGGTGAAGGCCATCCGCAAGGGCTTCCGCGTGTTCCAGATGGGCGTGGACTACTTCCCGCGCACGCGCGGCATCTCCACGCTGGCGTCGCCGTCCGTCATCCTGAAGATGGTGAAGGAGCTGGTGAGCCTGTACCCGGAGACGCGCTCGCCGTCCCCGACGGCCAGGCCAGTGCGCCTGCCGCCGTCGGTGCAGCCGTTGCGCTCGGTGCCGGGCCAGGCGGGGCGCGGGTAG
- a CDS encoding GGDEF domain-containing protein — translation MRSLHSQVEELRRLAVTDGLTQVHNHRYFQERLREEFRRSQRYDESLSLILVDLDHFKNINDAHGHGAGDRVLREVAASLQHSVRETDLVARYGGEEFAILLPCTHLPGALTVAERIRKGINELHAGPEGALRVTASLGVSSFPHRAILTPEQLLLTADEALYRAKREGRDRICLHPPAPLFSTPPSRAG, via the coding sequence TTGAGGTCACTTCACTCCCAGGTGGAGGAGCTGCGGCGCCTGGCGGTGACGGACGGGCTGACCCAGGTGCACAACCACCGTTACTTCCAGGAGCGGCTGCGCGAGGAGTTCCGCCGCTCGCAGCGCTACGACGAGAGCCTGTCGCTCATCCTGGTGGACCTGGACCACTTCAAGAACATCAACGACGCCCACGGCCACGGGGCGGGAGACCGCGTCCTGCGGGAGGTGGCGGCCTCCCTCCAGCACAGCGTGCGTGAGACGGACCTGGTGGCCCGCTACGGAGGAGAGGAGTTCGCCATCCTCCTGCCCTGCACCCACCTGCCCGGCGCCCTCACCGTGGCGGAGCGAATCCGCAAGGGAATCAACGAGTTGCACGCGGGCCCGGAGGGCGCCCTGCGCGTCACCGCGTCCCTGGGCGTCTCCAGCTTCCCCCACCGCGCCATCCTCACCCCGGAGCAGCTGCTGCTCACCGCCGACGAGGCCCTCTACCGCGCCAAGCGGGAGGGTCGCGACCGCATCTGCCTGCACCCTCCCGCCCCCCTGTTTTCCACGCCGCCCTCGCGGGCCGGCTGA
- a CDS encoding ATP-binding protein yields MGTLGAQAQAQDPVARGRLLLVDDEENILKSIRRVLRRGEWDIETATDAEAGLRTLERFQPEVVISDFRMPGMNGVEFLTQVKLQAPRAQRIMLTGQADQQAIEEAINRSEIFRFISKPWNDSHLVLTVKSAFEQYALHAENDRLYRVTQEQNAELKHLNADLEERVALRTRLLSTAKREWELSFDCMETPLAVVRARDFAVRRANVAYAQVARRSIEEVPSDVPCHQYLFGRDTPCQGCPLPSAMETGKGARGEVQQGGRSYVVAAYPFAGDDRAVCTYRDVTEEQAMTRRLIETEKMAAVGQLAGGVAHEINNPLGGILAFAQLMSRDAGRSESDLESLKLIEESALRCKRIVESLLKFSRHSRVEDRRLFDLSKCVEDAAVLFRAQLKSMPKVELKLGLKDGLPKVYGDPGTLAQVVLNLLQNGLQALPNAEGRLSLETGREGDRTFFAVTDTGSGIEEKHLPRIFEPSFTTKPPGEGTGLGLSIAYRIVQDHGGTFQVDTHVGQGSRFIVYLPIPLQLERLP; encoded by the coding sequence ATGGGAACCCTCGGAGCTCAAGCGCAGGCGCAGGACCCGGTCGCCCGCGGCCGGCTGCTGCTCGTGGACGACGAGGAGAACATCCTCAAGTCCATCCGGCGGGTGTTGCGGCGCGGTGAGTGGGACATCGAGACGGCGACGGACGCCGAAGCCGGCCTGCGCACGCTGGAGCGCTTCCAGCCGGAGGTCGTCATCTCCGACTTCCGCATGCCGGGGATGAACGGGGTGGAGTTCCTCACCCAGGTGAAGCTCCAGGCGCCGCGCGCCCAGCGCATCATGCTGACGGGGCAGGCGGATCAGCAGGCCATCGAAGAGGCCATCAACCGCTCGGAAATCTTCCGCTTCATCTCCAAGCCGTGGAACGACAGCCACCTGGTCCTCACGGTGAAGAGCGCCTTCGAGCAGTACGCGCTCCACGCGGAGAACGACCGGCTCTACCGCGTCACCCAGGAGCAGAACGCGGAGCTCAAGCACCTCAACGCGGACCTGGAGGAGCGCGTCGCGCTGCGCACGCGCCTGCTCTCCACGGCCAAGCGCGAGTGGGAGCTGTCCTTCGACTGCATGGAGACGCCGCTCGCGGTGGTGCGCGCGCGGGACTTCGCGGTGCGCCGGGCCAACGTCGCCTACGCGCAGGTGGCCCGCCGCTCCATCGAAGAGGTGCCTTCGGACGTCCCCTGCCACCAGTACCTCTTCGGCCGGGACACGCCGTGCCAGGGCTGCCCGCTGCCCTCCGCCATGGAGACGGGCAAGGGCGCGCGCGGGGAAGTGCAGCAGGGCGGGCGCAGCTACGTGGTGGCCGCGTACCCGTTCGCGGGCGACGACCGCGCGGTGTGCACCTACCGCGACGTCACCGAGGAGCAGGCCATGACGCGCCGGCTCATCGAGACGGAGAAGATGGCCGCGGTGGGCCAGCTCGCGGGCGGCGTGGCGCACGAAATCAACAACCCGCTGGGTGGCATCCTCGCCTTCGCGCAGCTGATGTCCCGCGACGCGGGCCGCAGCGAGAGCGACCTGGAGTCGCTGAAGCTGATTGAAGAGAGCGCGCTGCGCTGCAAGCGCATCGTGGAGAGCCTGCTGAAGTTCAGCCGGCACAGCCGCGTGGAGGACCGCCGCCTCTTTGATTTGTCCAAGTGCGTGGAGGACGCCGCGGTCCTCTTCCGCGCGCAGCTCAAGTCCATGCCCAAGGTGGAGCTGAAGCTGGGCCTCAAGGACGGGCTGCCCAAGGTGTACGGCGACCCCGGCACGCTCGCGCAGGTGGTGCTCAACCTGCTGCAGAACGGCCTGCAGGCGCTCCCCAACGCGGAAGGGCGCCTGTCCCTGGAGACGGGGCGCGAGGGCGACCGGACCTTCTTCGCGGTGACGGACACCGGCTCGGGCATCGAAGAGAAGCACCTGCCGCGCATCTTCGAGCCGTCCTTCACCACCAAGCCGCCCGGCGAGGGCACCGGCCTGGGTTTGTCCATCGCCTATCGCATCGTTCAGGACCACGGGGGCACCTTCCAGGTGGATACCCACGTGGGCCAGGGCTCCCGTTTCATCGTCTACCTGCCTATTCCCCTGCAGCTCGAGAGGTTGCCGTGA
- a CDS encoding sigma-54-dependent transcriptional regulator, whose amino-acid sequence MNQVKRAKVLVVDDDSVVLKAVTQILQREGHPVVAIDDAVEGLAAAKDPSIDVVVLDIKMPHLSGMDLLRAIKADRPDVEVIMMTAFATVETAVEAVKAGAYDYLTKPFENIDEVSLTVAKAAERKALKDRTRALEEALTARSQFEDLIGQSSQMRAVFKLVETVSHSTATVLIQGESGTGKELVARAIHYRSARRDKPFVAVNCSALTETLLESELFGHVKGSFTGATGNKKGLFEAADGGTIFLDEIGDVPPATQVRLLRVLQEGEVKRVGANEPVKVDVRVIAATHVDLSRAKEQGKFREDLFYRLNVITIDLPPLRDRPEDVPLLAHHFLKVYAAKADKKVTGISPRAMEALTCNRWTGNVRELENVIERAVVLTANDAIDVEDLPPGFQAAPQADSAVEVFSLAHLPYAQAKRLAMRAFERRYLSALLEKNNHNVSSAARAAGVDRSNFRRLLKQYEVAGRSMKPRSPKGPDSDSGPGPVLEAVS is encoded by the coding sequence GTGAACCAAGTCAAGCGCGCCAAGGTCCTCGTTGTGGATGACGACTCCGTCGTCCTCAAGGCCGTCACCCAGATCCTCCAGCGGGAAGGCCACCCGGTCGTTGCCATCGACGACGCGGTGGAGGGGCTCGCGGCGGCCAAGGACCCGTCCATCGACGTGGTCGTGCTCGACATCAAGATGCCGCACCTGTCCGGCATGGACCTCCTGCGCGCCATCAAGGCGGACCGCCCGGACGTGGAGGTCATCATGATGACGGCCTTCGCCACCGTGGAGACGGCGGTGGAGGCGGTGAAGGCGGGCGCGTACGACTACCTCACCAAGCCCTTCGAGAACATCGACGAGGTCAGCCTCACGGTGGCCAAGGCCGCCGAGCGCAAGGCGCTGAAGGACCGCACCCGCGCGCTGGAGGAGGCGCTCACCGCGCGCAGCCAGTTCGAGGACCTCATCGGTCAGTCCTCGCAGATGCGCGCCGTGTTCAAGCTGGTGGAGACGGTCAGCCACTCCACCGCCACGGTGCTCATCCAGGGTGAGAGCGGCACGGGCAAGGAGCTGGTCGCCCGCGCCATCCACTACCGCAGCGCGCGCCGCGACAAGCCCTTCGTCGCCGTCAACTGTTCGGCCCTGACGGAGACGCTGCTGGAGAGCGAGCTCTTCGGCCACGTGAAGGGCAGCTTCACCGGCGCCACCGGCAACAAGAAGGGCCTCTTCGAGGCGGCCGACGGCGGCACCATCTTCCTGGACGAGATTGGCGACGTGCCCCCGGCCACCCAGGTGCGCCTCCTGCGCGTCCTGCAGGAGGGTGAAGTCAAGCGCGTGGGCGCCAACGAGCCCGTGAAGGTGGACGTGCGCGTCATCGCCGCCACGCACGTGGACCTGTCCCGCGCGAAGGAGCAGGGCAAGTTCCGCGAGGACCTCTTCTATCGCCTCAACGTCATCACCATCGACCTGCCGCCCCTGCGCGACCGCCCGGAGGACGTGCCGCTGCTCGCGCACCACTTCCTCAAGGTCTACGCCGCCAAGGCGGACAAGAAGGTCACCGGCATCAGCCCGCGCGCCATGGAGGCGCTCACCTGCAACCGGTGGACGGGCAACGTGCGCGAGCTGGAGAACGTCATCGAGCGCGCGGTGGTGCTGACGGCCAACGACGCCATCGACGTGGAGGACCTGCCGCCCGGCTTCCAGGCCGCGCCCCAGGCCGACTCGGCGGTGGAGGTGTTCAGCCTGGCGCACCTGCCGTACGCCCAGGCCAAGCGCCTGGCCATGCGCGCCTTCGAGCGCCGCTACCTGTCCGCGCTCTTGGAGAAGAACAACCACAACGTGTCCAGCGCGGCGCGCGCGGCCGGCGTGGACCGCTCCAACTTCCGCCGCCTGCTCAAGCAGTACGAGGTGGCGGGCCGCAGCATGAAGCCGCGCTCGCCCAAGGGCCCGGACTCGGACAGCGGCCCGGGCCCCGTCCTGGAAGCGGTGTCCTGA
- a CDS encoding replication-associated recombination protein A, protein MDLFDHASQKEQAVLAPLAERMRPTSLSEYLGQEHLTGEGRFLRRALESDQVPSLILWGPPGTGKTTLAQLIARSTGAAFETMSAVLAGVKDIRETVARAQDRWKLQRQRTLLFIDEIHRFNKSQQDALLPHVEKGTVTLIGATTENPSFEVNAALLSRCRVITLRGLEQEELIAVMRHAVSDPRGLNGKVAVDDAALEFIADAAGGDARKALTALEAAAAYGRTAVDRKVAEEALQQKMLLYDKGGEEHYNVVSAFIKSMRGSDVDAALYWMTRMLEAGEDPVFIFRRMVIFASEDVGNADPRALGVAVDALRAFQLMGLPEGTLPLTQAVTYLALAPKSNAVIAAYAAVREAVTKEGALPVPMHLRNAPTKLMKSLGYGGGYKYPHNFEGNYVPEDYLPEALRSRCFYTPTRNGFEAELSERYEAIQQQLAARRSEREPGEDG, encoded by the coding sequence ATGGACCTCTTCGACCACGCCAGCCAGAAGGAACAGGCCGTCCTGGCGCCGCTCGCCGAGCGCATGCGCCCCACCTCGCTCAGCGAGTACCTGGGCCAGGAGCACCTCACCGGAGAGGGCCGCTTCCTGCGCCGCGCGCTGGAGAGCGACCAGGTGCCCAGCCTCATCCTCTGGGGGCCGCCGGGCACCGGCAAGACGACGCTCGCCCAGCTCATCGCGCGCTCCACCGGCGCCGCCTTCGAGACGATGTCCGCCGTGCTCGCGGGCGTGAAGGACATCCGCGAGACGGTGGCCCGCGCGCAGGACCGCTGGAAGCTCCAGCGCCAGCGCACGCTGCTCTTCATCGACGAAATCCACCGCTTCAACAAGTCGCAGCAGGACGCGCTGCTGCCCCACGTGGAGAAGGGCACCGTCACGCTGATTGGCGCCACCACGGAGAACCCGTCTTTTGAAGTGAACGCCGCGCTCCTGTCGCGCTGCCGCGTCATCACCCTGCGCGGGCTGGAGCAGGAGGAGCTCATCGCCGTCATGCGCCACGCGGTCTCGGACCCCCGGGGCCTCAACGGCAAGGTGGCGGTGGACGACGCGGCGCTGGAGTTCATCGCGGACGCGGCGGGCGGGGACGCGCGCAAGGCCCTCACCGCGCTGGAGGCCGCGGCGGCGTACGGCCGCACGGCGGTGGACCGCAAGGTGGCGGAGGAGGCGCTCCAGCAGAAGATGCTGCTCTACGACAAGGGCGGCGAGGAGCACTACAACGTCGTCAGCGCGTTCATCAAATCCATGCGCGGCAGCGACGTGGACGCCGCGCTGTACTGGATGACGCGCATGCTGGAGGCGGGCGAGGACCCTGTCTTCATCTTCCGCCGCATGGTCATCTTCGCGTCGGAGGACGTGGGCAACGCGGACCCGCGCGCGCTGGGCGTGGCGGTGGACGCGCTGAGGGCCTTCCAGCTCATGGGCCTGCCGGAGGGCACCCTGCCCCTCACCCAGGCCGTGACGTACCTGGCGCTCGCGCCCAAGTCGAACGCCGTCATCGCCGCGTACGCGGCCGTGCGCGAGGCCGTGACGAAGGAGGGCGCGCTGCCGGTGCCCATGCACCTGCGCAACGCGCCCACGAAGCTGATGAAGTCGCTGGGTTACGGCGGCGGGTACAAGTACCCGCACAACTTCGAGGGCAACTACGTCCCGGAGGACTACCTGCCCGAAGCGCTGCGCTCGCGCTGCTTCTACACCCCGACGCGCAACGGCTTCGAGGCGGAGCTGTCCGAGCGCTACGAGGCCATCCAACAGCAGCTCGCCGCGCGGCGCAGCGAGCGCGAGCCCGGAGAGGACGGCTGA